A portion of the Meriones unguiculatus strain TT.TT164.6M chromosome 14, Bangor_MerUng_6.1, whole genome shotgun sequence genome contains these proteins:
- the Tlnrd1 gene encoding talin rod domain-containing protein 1: protein MASGNAGKPTGEAASPAPGSAVGGASSQPRKRLVSICDHCKGKMQLVADLLLLSSEARPVLFEGPASPGAGAESFEQCRDTIIARTKGLSILTHDVQSQLNMGRFGEAGDSLVELGDLVVSLTECSAHAAYLAAVATPGAQPAQPGLVDRYRVTRCRHEVEQGCAVLRATPLAEMTPQLLLEVSQGLSRNLKFLTDACALASDKSRDRFSREQFKLGVKCMSTSASALLACVREVKAAPSELARSRCALFSGPLVQAVSALVGFATEPQFLGRAAAVSAEGKAVQTAILGGAMSVVSACVLLTQCLRDLAQHPDGGAKMSDHRERLRNSACAVSEGCTLLSQALRERSSPRTLPPVNSNSVN from the coding sequence ATGGCTAGCGGCAACGCCGGGAAGCCCACTGGCGAGGCGGCTTCTCCGGCTCCTGGGAGCGCCGTCGGCGGGGCCAGCTCGCAGCCGCGGAAGAGGCTGGTGTCCATCTGTGACCACTGCAAGGGCAAGATGCAGCTGGTGGCCGACCTGCTGCTGCTGTCGAGCGAGGCGCGGCCGGTGCTTTTCGAAGGTCCCGCCTCCCCTGGCGCTGGAGCCGAGTCCTTCGAGCAGTGTCGGGACACCATCATCGCGCGCACCAAGGGGCTATCCATCCTCACCCACGACGTGCAGAGCCAGCTCAACATGGGCCGCTTTGGAGAGGCGGGGGACAGTCTTGTAGAACTGGGGGACCTGGTGGTGTCGCTGACCGAGTGCTCTGCACATGCGGCCTACCTGGCAGCGGTTGCCACCCCGGGCGCTCAACCTGCCCAGCCAGGCCTTGTGGACCGCTACCGTGTGACACGCTGCCGCCACGAGGTGGAGCAGGGCTGTGCTGTGCTGCGAGCCACCCCGCTGGCCGAAATGACCCCCCAGCTGCTGCTGGAGGTGTCGCAGGGCCTGTCTCGAAACCTCAAGTTCCTGACGGACGCGTGCGCCCTGGCCAGTGACAAGTCACGGGACCGTTTCTCGCGCGAGCAGTTCAAGCTGGGCGTCAAGTGCATGAGCACCAGTGCATCGGCGCTGTTGGCGTGCGTTCGAGAGGTGAAGGCGGCGCCTAGCGAGCTGGCCCGCAGCCGCTGCGCACTCTTCAGCGGGCCCTTGGTGCAGGCCGTGAGTGCTTTGGTGGGCTTTGCCACCGAGCCTCAGTTCCTGGGTCGAGCAGCGGCTGTGAGCGCCGAGGGCAAGGCGGTGCAGACCGCCATCCTGGGGGGCGCCATGAGCGTGGTGTCAGCCTGCGTGCTCTTGACCCAGTGCCTCAGGGATCTGGCGCAGCACCCGGATGGGGGCGCCAAGATGTCGGACCACAGGGAGAGGCTGAGGAACTCGGCCTGTGCCGTGTCTGAAGGCTGCACCCTGCTATCTCAGGCTCTAAGGGAAAGGTCTTCACCCAGGACTTTACCGCCAGTGAATTCCAATTCTGTGAATTAG